CGGAATGTGTTCAACAATTCGTTTATAGAAATAAACTGCGGAGCCGTAGTTTTCTTTTTGAAAGGCAGCGTCGCCGAGTTCTATCAGTTCTTTTTTGCTTTGTGCCTGTGCAATCAATCCGATGAACAGGGATACAAGAAGTAGTATATGTCTTTTCATCTTTATAATCTTGGACAGGTTTTAACTGGGTTCGGATCGATTTTTTTGTTGATGTAGGTAACCGATAATTCTAAACCTCCTCTTCCGTTAGTTGCAGGCTGCAGGGAAGAAGTATTGATGTCGTAACTAATGCGGTAAGTGAATTTTCCTAATTGTAAACCGGCCATAATTACAGCTGCATCTTTGTTTCTAAAGGTCGGACCAAACAATAAAAACGCATCCTGATCCGCGAGGTAGTAATGGATGTCCATGGCATAAGTTAATTCTCTCGCATTTTTTTCTCCCATATAAAATGCTTTTCCAACCAGCTGAATTTTTTCGGTCAGATTAACTTTTGTTCCCCCATGAGCAACCCATCTTACCGGTAGTTTGTTGTTGGAGTTAAAGAAGGATTCTTTTGGTTGATTGATGTGGAAAAATGAAATGCCTGCAAAGGGATTAAACAATGCACTTTCCTTTCCGTAGAAATACATCAGTCCGGCATTAAAATCTCCTTTAAGCACACTGTTACCGGCAAAGTTTTCACCCGATGAAACGTTCTGGTCGAAATAACCTCCCTGGTAGGGACTATACTGACTTCCAAAACTGAGTTTTTCGTAGTTGATGCTTTTCTGAAATGCACCTCCTTGTAGACCGATACTCAAATGGTGATTATTGTTTTTATCTAATTTGATTTTATAAGCTGCTGAAACCAAAAAACTAAATACGTTGTAGTTTCCGGCTCCTGCTCTGAAGTTTGCAATTTGTGCTCCAACCGAAAACTTTTTTAAAGGCATATCGCCACTAATTAATCCGGTGGTAAATGGTTTTGTTGCAATGGCCGACCATTGAGTGCGGTAGTGTCCGTGCAATCGTAAATTCCCTTTAAACATACCCGTCATGGCAGGATTTATATTTAAAGGTGCTGCTTCATATTGCGAAAGGTGAAAATCTTGCGCAGAAACGAGTCCCCCAATGGGAGTAAAAAGCAAGGCTATAATCAGTTTTTTCATTCTCATGTTACTTCCCTCCCCGTTTATCGTAATAATGTTACATCACCGGTAATCACGTGCTCAACACCGTCTTCTGTTACGGCACGCACCTGGTACACATAAACACTCATTGGTTGCGGAACATTTTTATACGTTCCATCCCAACCGAGGCAAACATAGGGACCGCATTGCTGAATGTCGGTCGATTCGAAAATCAATTCTCCCCAGTTGTTGTAAATACGGTACTCCAATTCTTTGAATGGACCGCCGTAGATATAGAGAAAATCATTATTGCCATCGCCGTTCGGACTAAACGCGTTTGGAATATCCGGTGGAAGGAAAACAATGATGTCGGATTTAGTTGTGTCGTAACATCCATTTCCATCCTCCACTACCAGAATCACCGAATAGGTGCCACTGCCGTTGAAGCCATGACTTGGATTCTGATTCAAATCAATGGCAGAACTATCTCCGAAATTCCATTGCCAACTAACGATTTGTCCCGCCGGTGTGGATTGATCCGTAAAGTTTACAACTTCAAACTGATTCACCGAATAGGATGATGCAATGTAAGCAGCGTTTGGACCCGGAAGTACATTGGTATTTTGAGTTAAGGAATCGATGCAACCGAAAGCTGTCGTCGCTATCAATGTAACCGAATAGGAACCTGCACCCGGATAAAGGTGATTTGGATTTTGCACTGTAGAAGTTCCTCCATCGCCGAAATTCCACTGCCATCCTGTAATGGTTGATCCCACTACCGAACTGGTATCTGTAAAATCGGTTCCGCCATTTAAACATGGATTCGGAGAGTAAAATCCAACTTCGGGCAGATAATGAACGTCTACAGGTTGTGTTAACGTGTCTTTACATCCATTGGATGAAGTGGCAATCAGCGTAACATTGTAGGTTCCTGCCTGCGCAAATAAATGAGTAGGATTTACAGAAGTAGAACTCTGTCCATCGCCAAAATCCCAGTTCCAGCCAACCACTCCGCCAATGGCAGTAGATCCGTCGGTGAATACTGAAGTAATTCCAAAGCAAGGTTCTGTAAAACTAAAGGCAGGAACAGGTGATGGAATGATGGCAACATCGATCGTGTCTTTGGCAGCCTGACATCCTCCGTTGTTGATGGATGTAAAAATTAACGTCACCGTTCCATTGCTAATATCATTTGCACCGGGGTGATAATAAGATCCCACCAATGAATCGGGTGTAAAAATTCCGCTTCCGAGTGTGGTCCAGATTCCTTGTCCTGTAGTTACATTCACCAACAGTGGAATCGGATCACCGGAACATGCGGTGTCGTTATTCATGATGAGTGCGGTAGGTGGATTATAAAATCCGACTTCTACT
The sequence above is drawn from the Flavobacteriales bacterium genome and encodes:
- a CDS encoding PorP/SprF family type IX secretion system membrane protein, whose amino-acid sequence is MKKLIIALLFTPIGGLVSAQDFHLSQYEAAPLNINPAMTGMFKGNLRLHGHYRTQWSAIATKPFTTGLISGDMPLKKFSVGAQIANFRAGAGNYNVFSFLVSAAYKIKLDKNNNHHLSIGLQGGAFQKSINYEKLSFGSQYSPYQGGYFDQNVSSGENFAGNSVLKGDFNAGLMYFYGKESALFNPFAGISFFHINQPKESFFNSNNKLPVRWVAHGGTKVNLTEKIQLVGKAFYMGEKNARELTYAMDIHYYLADQDAFLLFGPTFRNKDAAVIMAGLQLGKFTYRISYDINTSSLQPATNGRGGLELSVTYINKKIDPNPVKTCPRL